TTTTTATCATGTCTCTTGCCTGGTTTACAGCGGGCATAAACCTATACATTAAAGCTGTTTGATGTATTATCCTTTTTTCTTTTGCCTTTTCCATTATTTCATAGGCTTCTTTGCCGTTAACTCCTATTGGCTTCTCAAGATATAATGGAATGCCTTTTTCTATCACTTTCATCGCCTGTTCATAATGAAGGTAATTAGGGGTACATATGTCGACAGCATCAAGGCCACCCTCTTCCAACATTTCTTCAATACTTTTTACACCTTTTTCAAAAAAATGTGGTATATCTTCTATGTTATTCTTGTACACAGGTCCAAGTTTCACTTCAAAAGGAAGGTTTTTAAATATTAAAGGCATTGAAAAACAAGCTATAGAATGGATTGTCCCAATAAAGCCAAGCCCTATAAAGCCAAGTTTTATTTCTTTTTTTGACATCCAAATCACCTCTTTATAAAATTACGATATATTTTAATTATAACATTAATAAAGCATCGAGTAGGAGCTGAATAATTATTTTATTCAGCGTCCTCTCACACCACCGTACGTACCGTTCGGTATACGGCGGTTCATTAGGAATTGTGTACAATTAGATATCTTTGGGATAAACTCTTATAACCTATGCTTTCAAAGTATTTATTTGTAAGAGTCTTATTTAGGATTGGGCTATTGGATATTCTCCAGTAGCCTTTCCTTGTATTGGCGTATTCCCAGGCTTTTTGTTCTTCTACTCCTAGTTTTACTAAGTTATCATGCTTCGTTTTTATCTTCTTCCATTGTTTCCATATACATGCCCTTAGTCTTCGCCTTATCCATTCGTCAAGGGTTTTCATTATGCTTTTCGCGTCTGCTAATCCAAAATAGTTGACCCATCCTGTTGTTATTTGATTTAGTCTTTTTATTCTGTTTTCCATGCTTATTCCCTTGTTCCGATTGGTTATTTCTCTTACTTTTTCCTTAAACCTTTTGATGGATTTTTCATGGATTCTTATTCTTACTTCGTTTTCTTTTGTATAGAATGAAAATCCAAGAAATTTTCTTCTCCATGGTCTATCTACAGCACTTTTTGCTTCGTTGACTTTTAGTTTTAATTTGCTTTCTATGAACTTCTTTATGCTCTTCATTACTCTGTTTCCTGCAGACCTGCTTTTTACATATATGTTGCAGTCATCTGCATATCGGCAGAATTTATGCCCTCGTTTCTCAAGTTCTTTGTCTAGTTCGTCCAACATTATGTTTGCTAATAGGGGACTTAATGGCCCTCCTTGGGGTGTCCCTTCTTCTGTTGATACTTTGATTCCGTTTATCATTACTCCTGATTCTAGGTATCTTCGTATTAACTTTAGTACCCTTTTATCTCCTATCCGCTTTTCTAGTTTGGACATTATTATGTCGTGGTTTACTCTGTCAAAGAACTTTTCTAAGTCCATATCTACAACCCACGTGTATCCTTCATTTATGTATGCTTCTGCGGCTTTTATTGCGTCTTTTGCACTGCGTCCTGGTCTGAATCCATAACTGCTATCTGAAAATGTATGGTTGTAGACTTTATTTAGTATTTGGGCTATTGCTTGTTGTATTAGTCTGTCTAGTACTGTAGGTATTCCTAGTAGTCTTACTCCTCCATCTGGTTTGGGAATTTCTACTCTTCGCACTGGTTGTGGTTTGTATTTCCCCTCCAGCAGTTGTTGTTTTATGGTTGCCCAGTTTTCTTTGAGATACGGTAGAAGTTCATCTACTTCCATCCCATCGACTCCATGGCTTCCTTTATTTGCAACAACGCGCTTGTATGCTGCTTCCATGTTCCTTCGTTCTACTATCATTTCAAGCATCTTGCTGGTATATCTTTGTACTTCGTTTCTTCCATCTTCCGACGCCGATGATATACTATGCACTTCCGTTGTCTTTTGAAATTCCATTTCTCTATTCAACGGATAGCCTCTTTGTTGAGTTGTCTGCAGTCTCTGCATATCTTTCGAGTCCATAAGATTTCCAAAACCTCCTAACGTTCGGTCCTTCCTTATCTATTCATGTCTAGATAAGTACTATGACCTCTGCTGACTTCTCAAGGTTCAGCCATACATCACTGCATGGGTTCTCACTTCAGATTTTACTTCCATGACTTATCCTTGAGACCTCCCCGGGTAAGAACGATAACTTTCATCTCATATATCTGCCAGATTTACTGTATGGGATTCGGGTAGTGTTGGACTTCGTTTTGTTACGCAAACTCATCCATCCCAATTCAGCCTCTTATCTGGTTCTTGTTCATCAGACCGAGATTTTGCCTTAAGCTTCCTTCAGATTCCACCTCACGATGGACACCCTTGCTTTTGGCTAGTGGTTCCCACTACCAAGCCCACAGCGGACTTTCACCGCCTAGCTATCGCCCATGCCGGGCGCACATAAAAAAGAACAACCCCTTTTAAAAGGGACTGTTCTTTTACAATTATACACAAACCATTTCTTTATTGTATGTTTCTTCTATAAAATCCGAAATAATAGGTCCAATCTTATCTATATCCACCAAAAAAGAGTCATGACCTTGCATTGAAGATATTTCTTCAAATTTGCCACACCCTCCTGAAGCATTAAGTTTTTTAATGAAATCCCTCATGTACTTAGAAGGAAAAATCATATCTGTATCTATCCCTATCATGAGTATTTCCGCTTTAATCCTTTTAAGTGCCATCTTCAAAGAACCATAAGGCTTCGTAATGTCATGTTCATTCATAGCCCATAAAATATATAAATATGAATTTGCATCAAACCTGTTTATAAAAGACAAACCATGATAGTTGAGGTAATTTTCCACTTCAAAATTGTTTTCATCTCTTAACCTATCAAATCTATAGTCAAATAAATCACCACTTTTGTAGGTTATCATTCCCAGCATTCTGGCAGTGCTCAATCCTTTATCAGGTTTATGGGGCTTATCATAGTAATCACCGCCGTAAAAATGTGGGTCATTTAGTATGCATTGTATTCCTACATGATTATACGCAATATTAAGAGGAGTAAGCTTATAATCAGCAGCTATGACAATAGATTTATCCACTAAATCCGGGTATGTCACTGCCAACTCTAAAGCCTGCATTCCTCCCATAGACCCTCCAATAGCGACTTTTATCCGGTCTATGCCAAGATAATCTAGAAGAAGTTTCTGCACTCTCACCATGTCTCTTATATTAATTTTTGGAAACCTTAAACCGTAAGGTTTTCCTGTTTTAGGGTCTATAGAAGAAGGGCCTGTCGTTCCATAACAACTGCCAAGAAAGTTAGAGCATATGACAAAATACTTATCTGTATCAATATACTTGCCCGGACCAATTAAAGGGTCCCACCAGCCCACGTTATTTTTCCCAGGATGCATACCTGCTGCATGGGCACTGCCACTTAAAGCGTGTTCCACAAGTATCACGTTATTTTTTTCTTTATTTAATTTTCCATAAGTTTCATAAACAATAGTAAGTTCATCAAAGCTATATCCACTTTCTGTAGTGAATATATTTTTCCCTTTTAGTGTAACCTTTTTTTCCTCAACTATCATTTACATCAACCTTTCCTTATCTATTCTTGCGATGCATAAAGGGCATTATCAAGGTCTTCTAATATATCTTCTATGTCTTCCAGCCCTACAGAAAGTCTTATCATATCCTCCGTAACACCAGAAGCTAACTGTTCTTCTTTTGATAACTGCTGATGGGTCGTGCTGGCTGGATGTATAACCAAAGACTTTGCATCCCCTATATTAGCAAGATGAGTAAATAATTTTAAACTCTCTATAAACTTAATGCCTGCTTTTAATCCACCTTTTATACCAAAAGTCAAAACTCCTCCTTGCCCTCTTGGCAAATACTTTTGTGCCAAAGCATAATAGGGACTTGATTTAAGTCCTGGATAATTCACCCACGAAACGTAGGGATGAGAAGCTAAAAACTCTGCAACTTTTAAAGCATTTTGACTGTGCCTTTCCATCCTAAGAGATAGAGTCTCTAATCCTTGTGCGAATAAAAATGCATTAAATGGACTCAAAGCAGTACCCAAATCCCTTAAAAGCTGCACCCTCGCTTTTACAATATAAGCTGCTTCGCCTACATCTTTTACATACCTTATACCATGATAACTTGGATCTGGTTCTGTAAGTTCTGGAAACTTTCCATTGTCCCAATTAAATTTTCCAGAATCTACTATAACTCCACCTATAGAAGTCCCATGTCCACCTATAAATTTAGTCGCCGAATGTACCACTATATCAGCCCCAAACTCGATAGGCCGTGCAAGGTAAGGAGTTGCAAAAGTATTATCTACAATGAGAGGAATTCCTGCAGTGTGGGCAATTTCTGCTATTTTTTCAATGTCAGCCACGTCAATCTTTGGATTGCCAATAGTCTCAACGTACAAAGCTTTTGTGTTATCTGTTATTTGACTTTTAAAGTTTTCAGGATTGCTGGGGTCCACAAACTTAAAATTTATACCAAACTTTTTCAAAGTAGTCGCAAAAAGATTATAAGTCCC
The sequence above is a segment of the Thermoanaerobacter ethanolicus JW 200 genome. Coding sequences within it:
- the ltrA gene encoding group II intron reverse transcriptase/maturase encodes the protein MDSKDMQRLQTTQQRGYPLNREMEFQKTTEVHSISSASEDGRNEVQRYTSKMLEMIVERRNMEAAYKRVVANKGSHGVDGMEVDELLPYLKENWATIKQQLLEGKYKPQPVRRVEIPKPDGGVRLLGIPTVLDRLIQQAIAQILNKVYNHTFSDSSYGFRPGRSAKDAIKAAEAYINEGYTWVVDMDLEKFFDRVNHDIIMSKLEKRIGDKRVLKLIRRYLESGVMINGIKVSTEEGTPQGGPLSPLLANIMLDELDKELEKRGHKFCRYADDCNIYVKSRSAGNRVMKSIKKFIESKLKLKVNEAKSAVDRPWRRKFLGFSFYTKENEVRIRIHEKSIKRFKEKVREITNRNKGISMENRIKRLNQITTGWVNYFGLADAKSIMKTLDEWIRRRLRACIWKQWKKIKTKHDNLVKLGVEEQKAWEYANTRKGYWRISNSPILNKTLTNKYFESIGYKSLSQRYLIVHNS
- the metX gene encoding homoserine O-acetyltransferase MetX, yielding MIVEEKKVTLKGKNIFTTESGYSFDELTIVYETYGKLNKEKNNVILVEHALSGSAHAAGMHPGKNNVGWWDPLIGPGKYIDTDKYFVICSNFLGSCYGTTGPSSIDPKTGKPYGLRFPKINIRDMVRVQKLLLDYLGIDRIKVAIGGSMGGMQALELAVTYPDLVDKSIVIAADYKLTPLNIAYNHVGIQCILNDPHFYGGDYYDKPHKPDKGLSTARMLGMITYKSGDLFDYRFDRLRDENNFEVENYLNYHGLSFINRFDANSYLYILWAMNEHDITKPYGSLKMALKRIKAEILMIGIDTDMIFPSKYMRDFIKKLNASGGCGKFEEISSMQGHDSFLVDIDKIGPIISDFIEETYNKEMVCV
- a CDS encoding homocysteine synthase, translating into MSKKYGFSTLAIHEGWEPDPTTGAVALPIYQTSSFAFKSTEHAADLFALKEEGYIYTRMMNPTVDVFEKRIAALEGGVGALAVSSGQAAITLAVTNIAGVGDEIVSSTNLYGGTYNLFATTLKKFGINFKFVDPSNPENFKSQITDNTKALYVETIGNPKIDVADIEKIAEIAHTAGIPLIVDNTFATPYLARPIEFGADIVVHSATKFIGGHGTSIGGVIVDSGKFNWDNGKFPELTEPDPSYHGIRYVKDVGEAAYIVKARVQLLRDLGTALSPFNAFLFAQGLETLSLRMERHSQNALKVAEFLASHPYVSWVNYPGLKSSPYYALAQKYLPRGQGGVLTFGIKGGLKAGIKFIESLKLFTHLANIGDAKSLVIHPASTTHQQLSKEEQLASGVTEDMIRLSVGLEDIEDILEDLDNALYASQE